In one window of Nesterenkonia sandarakina DNA:
- a CDS encoding DoxX family protein — MSSHARTTGRIFLGSALTFAGVSHLAWARKEFRAQVPEFVPLDPDTTVLASGVAEIGLGTALLFSRRHRPLVGNATGVFFAAVFPGNIAQYLHQRDGFGLDTDRKRLVRLFFQPALIGLAVWSTRRGNPQITL, encoded by the coding sequence ATGTCTTCGCATGCACGCACCACCGGCCGGATCTTTCTCGGCTCCGCTCTGACCTTCGCCGGGGTCTCGCATCTGGCCTGGGCTCGCAAGGAGTTCCGCGCCCAGGTGCCGGAATTCGTCCCGCTGGATCCCGACACCACCGTGCTGGCCTCGGGAGTGGCCGAGATCGGGCTGGGCACCGCGCTGTTGTTCTCGCGGAGGCACCGGCCGCTGGTCGGCAACGCCACCGGGGTATTCTTCGCCGCGGTGTTCCCCGGCAACATTGCGCAGTACCTGCACCAGCGAGACGGGTTCGGCCTGGACACTGATCGCAAGCGGCTGGTGCGGCTGTTCTTCCAGCCGGCACTGATCGGCCTGGCGGTATGGTCCACCCGCCGGGGAAACCCGCAGATCACCCTCTGA
- the map gene encoding type I methionyl aminopeptidase: MPTPQSAPLSSRAPVGTLTKGRVSPERPVPGHIERPNYVGLEAPPEYTGEDVYDAATVQKIRRAAQLAADAMVATSELIRPGVTTEELDAYAHQYLTERGAYPSCLSYRGFPKAICTSVNEVICHGIPDSTVLAEGDIVNLDITAYIDGVHGDHNRTFFVGEVDEESRLLVERTEEAMMRGIRAVKPGRPINVIGRAIESYAKRFGYGVVREFIGHGVGKAFHTGLVIPHFDAAPDHARLLEPGMVFTIEPMLTLGTRHWDMWEDGWTAVTRDRKRTAQFEHTLVVTDDGAEILTLPSGA, translated from the coding sequence ATGCCTACCCCGCAGTCCGCTCCCCTGTCCTCCCGCGCCCCCGTGGGCACGCTCACCAAGGGCCGGGTCTCTCCCGAGCGTCCGGTCCCGGGCCACATCGAACGCCCCAACTATGTGGGACTCGAAGCGCCGCCGGAGTACACCGGTGAGGACGTCTACGACGCGGCCACGGTGCAGAAGATCCGCCGGGCAGCCCAGCTCGCAGCGGACGCGATGGTCGCGACCTCTGAGCTGATCCGGCCCGGGGTCACCACCGAGGAGCTCGACGCCTACGCTCACCAGTACCTGACCGAGCGCGGCGCCTACCCGTCCTGCCTGTCCTACCGCGGGTTCCCCAAGGCCATCTGCACCTCGGTCAACGAGGTCATCTGCCACGGAATCCCGGATTCCACCGTGCTCGCCGAGGGTGACATCGTGAACCTCGACATCACCGCCTACATCGACGGGGTGCACGGAGACCACAACCGGACGTTCTTCGTCGGCGAGGTCGACGAGGAGTCGCGGCTGCTGGTGGAGCGCACCGAGGAAGCCATGATGCGCGGGATCCGGGCAGTGAAGCCGGGCCGTCCGATCAACGTGATCGGCCGCGCCATCGAGTCCTACGCGAAGCGCTTCGGCTATGGTGTGGTACGCGAGTTCATCGGCCACGGCGTGGGCAAGGCATTTCACACCGGCCTGGTGATCCCGCACTTCGACGCGGCACCGGACCATGCGCGCCTGCTGGAGCCGGGAATGGTGTTCACGATCGAACCGATGCTCACCCTGGGCACGCGCCACTGGGACATGTGGGAAGACGGCTGGACAGCCGTGACCCGCGACCGCAAGCGCACCGCGCAGTTCGAGCACACTCTGGTCGTCACCGATGACGGCGCCGAGATCCTCACGCTGCCCTCAGGCGCCTGA
- a CDS encoding SPOR domain-containing protein, with product MSTEYWFNVRTGQVEEGAQSSWSQLLGPYPTREAASEALKRVKENNEAWEDEDSSEHWDDDGGHARKPTR from the coding sequence ATGAGCACCGAATATTGGTTCAACGTTCGCACCGGGCAGGTCGAGGAGGGCGCCCAGTCCTCCTGGAGTCAGCTGCTGGGCCCGTACCCCACCCGCGAAGCCGCCTCAGAGGCGCTCAAGCGGGTCAAGGAGAACAACGAGGCCTGGGAGGATGAGGACTCCAGCGAGCATTGGGACGACGACGGCGGACACGCGCGCAAGCCCACCCGCTGA
- a CDS encoding pyridoxamine 5'-phosphate oxidase family protein: MHALRWESQDPGSADLAQKVLQRPLFAHLATASGDGPRDSPVWFLWEDEALWMLGNYEADSFPRRVEADDRCAVGVVDFDVAKGRVLHVGFRGTASLTAHDAARARRLLRRYLGPEESAWDPRFSAVPGDPSWVLLRFHPETGVVRDQSYQR; the protein is encoded by the coding sequence GTGCATGCACTGCGTTGGGAAAGCCAGGATCCGGGCTCAGCGGATCTGGCTCAGAAGGTTTTGCAGCGCCCATTATTTGCGCACCTTGCCACAGCCTCCGGAGACGGTCCGCGGGACTCACCGGTGTGGTTCCTTTGGGAAGACGAGGCGCTCTGGATGCTCGGCAATTACGAAGCGGACTCTTTCCCTCGACGGGTCGAGGCCGATGATCGCTGCGCGGTCGGAGTCGTGGATTTCGACGTGGCCAAGGGTCGTGTGCTCCATGTGGGATTCCGCGGGACGGCGTCGCTCACCGCACACGATGCGGCGCGGGCCCGGCGTCTGCTCCGTCGCTACCTGGGTCCAGAGGAATCAGCCTGGGATCCGCGCTTCTCGGCAGTCCCTGGTGACCCGAGCTGGGTCCTGCTGCGGTTCCACCCTGAAACTGGGGTGGTCCGGGACCAGTCCTATCAGCGCTAG
- the ppgK gene encoding polyphosphate--glucose phosphotransferase yields MSSSHEQPLAAQAIGSASETIGDLPKRAIGIDVGGTGIKGGIVNLHKGSLSGDRFRIPTPKPATPEAVADVIGEILDELLSREKAPALEELSVGVLFPAIVDKNIVLSAANIDESWINTDAAKLLRHLPGQIHTLNDADGAGLAEARYGAGKGLEGTVMTITLGTGIGSALVHDGVLVPNSEMGHLEFEGEVAEKKASAAARERADMPWDEYGQLLNRFLKHVERLQSPELFIIGGGISKRSEDFLPEVKDLRAKVEVAALQNNAGIVGAALYAAEQTRLNQARGRS; encoded by the coding sequence ATGAGCTCTTCTCACGAGCAGCCGCTGGCTGCCCAGGCCATCGGTTCCGCCAGCGAGACCATCGGCGATCTCCCCAAGCGGGCCATCGGCATCGACGTCGGCGGCACCGGGATCAAGGGCGGGATCGTCAACCTGCACAAGGGCAGCTTGAGCGGTGACCGCTTTCGGATCCCCACCCCGAAGCCGGCGACGCCGGAGGCGGTTGCCGACGTGATCGGAGAGATCCTCGACGAGCTGCTCAGCCGGGAGAAGGCCCCCGCGTTGGAGGAGCTCTCCGTGGGGGTGCTCTTCCCCGCGATCGTGGACAAGAACATCGTGCTCTCGGCGGCGAACATCGATGAGTCCTGGATCAACACCGACGCCGCGAAGCTGCTGCGCCACCTGCCAGGTCAGATCCACACCCTCAACGACGCTGACGGCGCCGGCCTGGCCGAGGCTCGCTACGGCGCGGGCAAGGGCCTGGAGGGCACAGTCATGACGATTACTTTGGGCACCGGGATCGGCTCCGCCCTGGTCCACGACGGCGTGCTGGTCCCCAACAGCGAGATGGGCCACCTGGAGTTCGAGGGCGAAGTGGCGGAGAAGAAGGCCTCTGCCGCTGCCCGGGAGCGCGCAGACATGCCATGGGATGAGTACGGTCAGCTGCTGAACCGATTCCTGAAGCACGTGGAGCGGCTGCAGTCCCCGGAGCTGTTCATCATCGGCGGAGGGATCTCCAAGCGCAGCGAGGACTTCCTCCCCGAGGTCAAGGACCTCCGGGCGAAAGTGGAGGTTGCGGCGCTGCAGAACAACGCCGGAATCGTCGGCGCGGCGCTGTACGCGGCCGAGCAGACCAGGCTGAACCAGGCGCGCGGGCGGTCCTGA
- the glnA gene encoding type I glutamate--ammonia ligase translates to MDRQQEFVLRTIEERDVRFVRLWFTDVVGSLKSVALAPAEVEGVFNEGLGFDGSSIEGLSRVFESDMLLKPDPSSFQILPWRGEEEPTSRMFCDILTPDQEPAAGDPRNVLRRQLDVAGEMGFTCYTHPEIEFYVLESQDLDADGAPIPVDRAGYFDHVTGSVSQDFRRHTVNMLEAVGISVEFSHHEAGPGQNEIDLRYADALTTADNIMTFRTVIKEVAIMQGKYASFMPKPFSEHPGSGMHTHFGLFEGDTNAFFAPNTEYNLSTTARQFIAGVLRHAPEFTAVTNQFVNSYKRLWGGGEAPSHVSWGHNNRSALVRVPLYKPTKGGSARVEFRGIDSGANPYLAYAAVLGAGLKGIREGYELMEPVGEDVWSLTTSERKALGIKPLPGTLHEALRQMEDSELMAEILGEQVLENFLRNKQQEWDEYRVNVSPFEIKRYLGLI, encoded by the coding sequence ATGGATCGACAGCAGGAATTCGTACTGCGCACCATCGAGGAGCGCGACGTCCGCTTCGTGCGCCTGTGGTTCACCGATGTGGTGGGCTCATTGAAGTCTGTCGCCCTGGCTCCGGCTGAGGTCGAAGGGGTCTTCAACGAGGGCCTGGGCTTCGACGGATCCTCGATCGAAGGACTCTCCCGGGTCTTCGAATCAGACATGCTCCTGAAGCCGGACCCGTCCTCCTTCCAGATCCTGCCCTGGCGCGGGGAGGAGGAACCCACCTCCCGGATGTTCTGCGACATCCTGACCCCGGACCAGGAACCGGCTGCCGGGGACCCGCGCAACGTGCTGCGCCGGCAGCTCGATGTGGCCGGGGAGATGGGCTTCACCTGCTACACCCACCCGGAGATCGAGTTCTATGTGCTCGAATCTCAGGACCTCGACGCCGACGGCGCCCCGATCCCGGTGGACCGGGCCGGATACTTCGATCACGTCACCGGAAGCGTCAGCCAGGACTTCCGCCGCCACACGGTGAACATGCTCGAAGCGGTGGGGATCTCCGTAGAGTTCAGCCACCATGAGGCCGGGCCGGGCCAGAACGAGATCGACCTGCGCTATGCCGACGCGCTGACCACTGCGGACAACATCATGACCTTCCGCACCGTGATCAAAGAGGTCGCGATCATGCAGGGCAAGTACGCCAGCTTCATGCCCAAGCCGTTCTCCGAGCACCCCGGCTCAGGCATGCACACCCACTTCGGGCTCTTCGAGGGGGACACCAACGCCTTCTTCGCGCCGAACACCGAATACAACCTCTCCACCACCGCCCGGCAGTTCATCGCCGGAGTGCTGCGCCACGCCCCCGAGTTCACCGCGGTGACCAACCAGTTCGTCAACTCCTATAAGCGGCTCTGGGGCGGGGGAGAGGCTCCCTCGCATGTCTCCTGGGGCCACAACAACCGCTCCGCGCTGGTCCGGGTGCCGCTGTACAAGCCGACCAAGGGCGGCTCTGCACGGGTGGAGTTCCGCGGCATCGACTCCGGGGCGAACCCCTACCTGGCCTACGCCGCGGTGCTCGGGGCTGGCCTGAAGGGCATCCGCGAGGGCTACGAGCTGATGGAGCCGGTCGGCGAGGACGTCTGGTCGCTGACCACCTCCGAGCGCAAGGCCCTGGGCATCAAACCGCTGCCGGGGACCCTGCACGAGGCGCTGCGCCAGATGGAGGACTCCGAGCTGATGGCCGAGATCCTCGGCGAGCAGGTCCTGGAGAACTTCCTGCGCAATAAGCAGCAGGAATGGGACGAGTACCGGGTCAACGTCTCGCCCTTCGAGATCAAACGGTACCTCGGCCTGATCTGA
- the panB gene encoding 3-methyl-2-oxobutanoate hydroxymethyltransferase, which translates to MSEPISPKRVRTVHLQQFKDAGQKFSMLTAYDAEIASIFDEAGIELLLVGDSASSVMMGHSSTLPITTEEMLVFTKSVVNGANRALVVADLPFGSYEGSPAQAVATGVRFMKEAGAQAVKIEGGAAMADHVHALVSAGIPVIAHIGFTPQAEHALGGYRVQGRGESAQALIDDALALEAAGAFCVLMEMVPAELATQVDRALRVPTIGIGAGNGTTGQVLVWQDMLGLGSGRVPRFVKQYANLREVVSQAAAQYRSDVSAGSFPAPEHTFEG; encoded by the coding sequence ATGTCAGAGCCGATCAGCCCGAAACGGGTCCGCACCGTGCACCTTCAGCAGTTCAAGGATGCCGGCCAGAAATTCTCCATGTTGACCGCCTACGACGCCGAGATCGCGTCCATCTTCGACGAAGCCGGGATTGAGCTGCTGCTGGTGGGCGACTCCGCCTCCAGCGTGATGATGGGCCACTCCTCCACGCTGCCGATCACCACCGAAGAGATGCTGGTCTTCACCAAGTCGGTGGTCAACGGTGCCAACCGTGCACTGGTGGTCGCGGATCTTCCCTTCGGAAGCTACGAGGGCTCCCCTGCCCAGGCCGTGGCCACCGGGGTGCGCTTCATGAAGGAGGCCGGCGCCCAGGCGGTGAAGATCGAAGGTGGCGCGGCGATGGCCGATCACGTCCACGCCCTGGTCTCCGCCGGCATTCCGGTGATCGCCCATATCGGCTTCACCCCGCAGGCCGAGCACGCCCTCGGCGGTTACCGGGTGCAGGGACGCGGTGAGAGCGCGCAGGCGCTGATCGATGACGCCTTGGCCCTGGAGGCGGCGGGGGCGTTCTGCGTGCTGATGGAGATGGTCCCCGCAGAGCTGGCCACCCAGGTGGACCGGGCGCTGCGTGTGCCGACCATCGGCATCGGCGCCGGCAACGGCACCACCGGTCAGGTGCTGGTCTGGCAGGACATGCTGGGTCTGGGCTCCGGGCGGGTGCCGCGCTTCGTGAAGCAGTACGCGAACCTGCGGGAGGTGGTCTCGCAGGCGGCTGCGCAGTACCGCAGCGATGTCAGCGCCGGGAGCTTCCCGGCACCGGAGCACACCTTCGAAGGTTAG
- a CDS encoding MFS transporter: MHSSGSPSPSPGAAPGRGRRREAPSLRRSRLATMAAFATNGALPASLLARYAEVKDALGLSPAVFGLVVVGFGLGGALALHMPGVLNRWLGVARTASLGTLWMGAALTLAAAGVALGSPWLVVAGLLLTGFGDAAVDVAQNSQGLRVQAAYRRSLLNSMHAGWSIGAALGGAVGTLAAVLGVPLVTHMAVWAALCVLAMTCSARAFLPEPEAEPVDAETPARPSGWSTARILLPLALIALAGISVEDVGNNWSAVLLSTERGMDPASAGVGLTVLLTAQFIGRMLGDRVIDRLGERTALILSLTLVILGLLGAAWAPGVTLTLIGLALAGLGCAVTVPLAFARADRVPGLPAHSGVTWISWAMRAVMLSLSPAIGVMTQGSSLPVAISVIVGIAVVALALQLRPRPASRPG; encoded by the coding sequence ATGCACTCAAGCGGATCACCCTCGCCCTCACCTGGAGCTGCCCCGGGTCGGGGACGACGGCGCGAGGCTCCGTCGCTGCGGCGCAGCCGATTGGCCACCATGGCCGCCTTCGCCACCAACGGGGCCCTTCCCGCCTCGCTGCTGGCCCGCTATGCGGAGGTCAAGGACGCGCTGGGCCTGAGTCCAGCGGTCTTCGGCCTGGTCGTGGTGGGCTTCGGTCTGGGTGGGGCACTGGCGCTGCACATGCCCGGAGTCCTCAACCGGTGGCTGGGGGTGGCGCGCACCGCGAGCCTGGGCACGCTCTGGATGGGTGCCGCACTGACCCTGGCCGCGGCAGGCGTCGCCCTGGGCAGTCCGTGGCTGGTCGTCGCTGGACTGCTGCTCACCGGGTTCGGCGATGCCGCGGTGGACGTGGCGCAGAATTCTCAGGGGCTGCGGGTCCAGGCGGCGTATCGACGTTCGCTGTTGAACTCGATGCACGCCGGGTGGAGCATCGGCGCGGCCCTGGGCGGCGCCGTCGGTACCCTCGCCGCGGTGCTCGGAGTGCCCCTGGTGACCCATATGGCGGTCTGGGCAGCGCTCTGCGTGCTGGCGATGACCTGCTCAGCGCGGGCCTTCCTGCCCGAACCCGAGGCCGAGCCGGTGGATGCTGAGACCCCGGCGAGGCCCTCAGGGTGGTCCACGGCGAGGATCCTGCTCCCGCTGGCGCTGATCGCGCTGGCCGGAATATCGGTGGAGGATGTCGGGAACAACTGGTCCGCCGTGCTGCTCTCCACCGAGCGCGGAATGGACCCGGCCTCGGCCGGGGTCGGCCTGACCGTGCTGCTCACCGCACAGTTCATCGGGCGGATGCTTGGTGATCGGGTGATCGACCGGCTCGGCGAGCGCACCGCGCTGATCCTGAGCCTGACCCTGGTGATCCTGGGCCTGCTCGGGGCTGCCTGGGCCCCCGGGGTCACGCTGACACTCATCGGCCTGGCGCTGGCCGGACTGGGCTGCGCAGTGACCGTCCCGCTCGCCTTCGCCCGGGCCGACCGGGTGCCCGGGCTGCCGGCGCACAGCGGGGTGACCTGGATCAGCTGGGCGATGCGCGCGGTGATGCTGAGCCTCTCCCCCGCCATCGGCGTGATGACCCAGGGCTCCTCGCTGCCGGTGGCGATCAGCGTGATCGTGGGCATCGCGGTGGTGGCGCTGGCGCTGCAGCTGCGGCCGCGCCCGGCGTCGAGACCGGGTTGA